In Miniphocaeibacter halophilus, the following proteins share a genomic window:
- the fumC gene encoding class II fumarate hydratase, translated as MDYRIEKDSMGELKVPADKYWGAQTQRSYNNFEIGTEKMPVEIIDSFAILKKACAITNNKLGILSDEKKDFISKASDEILEGNLDDNFPLVVWQTGSGTQSNMNINEVIANRGNELAGKKILHPNDDVNKSQSSNDTFPTAMHIAGTVAVENYLIPELEKTLDVLYGLSIENRNIIKIGRTHLQDATPLTLGQEISAWSAMIEKSIDNIKKSVLGMHELALGGTAVGTGINCPEGFDVIVAEEISNLTGIEFKTAENKFHSLTSKDEIVFCHGALKALAADLLKIANDVRWLASGPRSGLGEITIPENEPGSSIMPGKVNPTQAEALTMVVAQVLGNDVTIGFGASQGNFELNVYMPVIIYNFLQSVRLLADGIKSFREKCLVGIKANKEKIQSNLDNSLMLVTALNTHIGYDKAADIARHAHLNNLTLKESALELRYLTEEEFDLWVRPENMI; from the coding sequence ATGGATTACAGAATTGAAAAGGATAGTATGGGTGAATTAAAGGTTCCTGCAGACAAATATTGGGGAGCTCAAACTCAAAGAAGCTATAATAATTTTGAAATAGGAACAGAAAAGATGCCGGTAGAAATAATTGACTCTTTTGCTATTTTAAAAAAGGCCTGTGCTATTACAAATAATAAATTAGGCATTCTTTCAGATGAAAAAAAAGATTTTATATCTAAGGCTTCAGATGAAATATTAGAAGGAAATTTAGATGATAACTTCCCCCTTGTCGTATGGCAAACAGGAAGTGGTACACAAAGTAATATGAATATTAATGAAGTTATAGCTAATAGAGGAAATGAACTTGCAGGGAAAAAAATACTTCATCCAAATGATGATGTAAATAAATCTCAAAGTTCAAATGACACATTCCCTACTGCAATGCATATTGCCGGAACTGTTGCTGTAGAAAATTATCTTATTCCTGAGCTAGAAAAAACCTTAGATGTACTTTATGGTCTTTCTATTGAAAATAGAAACATTATTAAAATTGGTAGAACCCATTTACAAGATGCTACCCCTTTAACCTTAGGACAAGAAATTAGCGCTTGGTCTGCTATGATTGAAAAATCTATTGATAATATTAAAAAAAGCGTCCTAGGTATGCATGAACTTGCATTAGGTGGCACAGCTGTTGGTACCGGTATTAATTGTCCTGAAGGCTTTGATGTAATTGTTGCAGAAGAAATTTCTAATTTAACAGGAATAGAATTTAAAACTGCAGAAAATAAATTTCATTCTCTAACAAGTAAGGATGAAATTGTATTTTGTCACGGCGCTTTAAAAGCTTTGGCAGCAGATTTATTAAAAATCGCCAACGACGTTAGATGGTTAGCTTCCGGACCAAGAAGTGGATTAGGGGAAATAACAATACCTGAAAACGAGCCTGGCAGTTCAATAATGCCCGGTAAAGTAAATCCAACCCAAGCAGAAGCATTAACAATGGTAGTTGCCCAAGTTTTAGGAAATGATGTAACCATAGGCTTTGGTGCATCTCAAGGAAATTTTGAGTTAAATGTATATATGCCTGTTATAATATATAATTTTTTACAATCTGTAAGACTATTAGCAGACGGAATTAAATCCTTTAGAGAAAAATGTCTAGTAGGTATAAAAGCCAATAAAGAAAAAATTCAATCTAATTTAGATAATTCCCTTATGCTTGTAACAGCTTTAAATACCCATATTGGATACGACAAGGCTGCAGATATAGCAAGACATGCCCATTTAAATAATTTAACTTTAAAAGAATCCGCTTTAGAATTAAGGTATTTAACTGAAGAGGAATTTGACTTATGGGTAAGACCCGAAAATATGATTTAA
- a CDS encoding alanine/glycine:cation symporter family protein codes for MDFISKITEYLPIIVKSVNDVLWDKVLIYVLPVVGLWFTIYLGLPQFRRLGAAFKQTFGGLFDKEANAKRKAAGEISSFQALAVAIAAQVGTGNVAGVATAIVSGGPGAIFWMWLAALFGMATIFVEAILAQKYREKDKNGELVGGPAYYIRNGFKHKGLAKFLAGFFAVAIVLALGFIGNMVQSNSISTSVNSAFNVPLLVAGIAIAVIAGLVVIGGIKRIANFAEMVVPIMAAVYIILAIVIMIKFRSQVGSVFSLIFTEAFSTRALAGGTAGVVMKEAMRFGVARGLFSNEAGMGSTPQAHATAHVKHPLEQGLTAMIGVIIDTGLVCTATALVILVTGAVDSGLDGALVTQEAFNLAFGKPGQMLLSICLTFFAFTTVIGWYYFGETNIKYLFGEKGLWPYRILVLIFIIVGSLQKIDVVWNMADMFNAIMVIPNLIGILVLSPKARGIVKDYDRCKQLGKIEYHYEYE; via the coding sequence ATGGATTTTATTTCTAAAATAACTGAATATTTACCAATAATAGTTAAATCAGTAAATGATGTCTTATGGGATAAGGTATTGATTTATGTACTACCAGTTGTAGGTTTGTGGTTTACAATATATTTAGGACTTCCACAGTTTAGAAGGTTAGGTGCAGCCTTTAAGCAGACATTTGGTGGACTATTTGATAAAGAAGCTAACGCTAAAAGAAAGGCTGCTGGAGAAATTTCATCCTTCCAAGCATTAGCAGTAGCAATAGCGGCACAGGTAGGTACAGGAAATGTTGCAGGAGTTGCAACAGCTATTGTTTCTGGGGGACCAGGAGCTATATTCTGGATGTGGTTAGCAGCTTTGTTTGGAATGGCAACTATTTTTGTAGAGGCAATACTAGCACAAAAATATCGTGAAAAAGATAAAAATGGAGAATTAGTAGGGGGACCAGCATATTATATAAGGAATGGTTTTAAACATAAGGGGCTAGCTAAGTTCTTGGCAGGATTTTTTGCCGTAGCAATAGTTTTAGCATTAGGATTTATAGGTAATATGGTTCAATCTAACTCTATTTCTACATCTGTAAATAGTGCTTTTAATGTACCTTTACTAGTTGCGGGTATAGCAATAGCTGTAATAGCAGGATTAGTTGTTATAGGTGGAATAAAGAGAATTGCAAATTTTGCTGAAATGGTAGTTCCAATTATGGCAGCGGTTTATATTATATTAGCTATAGTTATTATGATTAAATTTAGATCTCAAGTAGGTTCTGTATTTTCTTTGATTTTCACAGAAGCTTTTAGTACAAGAGCATTAGCTGGTGGAACGGCAGGAGTTGTAATGAAAGAAGCTATGAGATTTGGAGTTGCAAGAGGACTATTTTCCAATGAAGCTGGTATGGGTTCAACACCACAAGCCCATGCTACAGCTCATGTAAAACATCCTTTAGAACAAGGCTTAACTGCAATGATAGGAGTTATTATAGATACAGGTTTAGTTTGTACTGCAACAGCGTTGGTTATACTTGTAACAGGAGCAGTAGATTCAGGACTTGACGGTGCATTGGTAACGCAAGAAGCTTTTAATTTAGCTTTTGGTAAACCGGGACAAATGTTACTTTCAATTTGTTTAACTTTCTTTGCTTTTACTACAGTAATAGGTTGGTACTATTTTGGAGAAACCAATATTAAATATTTATTTGGTGAAAAAGGATTATGGCCATATAGAATTTTAGTTTTAATATTTATTATTGTTGGTTCATTACAAAAGATTGATGTAGTATGGAATATGGCAGATATGTTTAATGCTATAATGGTAATACCAAACTTAATAGGTATATTGGTGTTATCTCCAAAGGCTAGAGGAATTGTAAAAGATTATGATAGGTGTAAACAATTAGGAAAAATTGAATATCATTATGAATATGAATAA
- the selB gene encoding selenocysteine-specific translation elongation factor: MKNIIVGTAGHIDHGKTTLVKALTGRETDTLSEEKERGISINLGFTYLDLPNGNRVGIVDVPGHEKFIKNMMAGATGLDLVLFIIAADEGVMPQTKEHLDILTYLNIKKGIIVLTKSDMVELDYLELVKEEVRDFIQGTFLEDAKIIEVDSISGRGIEDLKKILSEESEKIEDKESNTPARMNIDRIFPVKGIGTVITGTLMEGHVSKGDELFIYPIDEKIKIKSVQVHGKDVETAYAGQRTAMNISSIKKINVSRGDVVAKEGSVITTNIIDTKIIVSKNRDFSIKHWTRLRLALGTREILCRAVPLEKEEILPGEEGFIQFRLEEPLVCKNRDRFVLRSYSPVETIGGGIIIDPLAKKRHVDEALIEELKIKESGDLDKIILQYTESENALVLLKDIVSYTGENKEQVLNKLNELIENNEIILVDEKYINSNVANKIFDNIKEIIEKHHKDSPLSGGLTKDELKTKIYYDLNLKELENILELMIKNEILQKNNEYYGLKNFKIGLNKKQDNLRKEIIRELKENSFDKIEDLKSLSRKDKNREQILKYMIDKDIVIFGNNNILLKEDFEKAKELLIDYIEKNGSITISQYRDLLKSSRKNILLLLEYFDNMKLTKRVDDIRVLVK; encoded by the coding sequence ATGAAGAATATAATAGTAGGTACAGCTGGGCATATTGACCATGGTAAAACGACTTTAGTAAAAGCCTTAACCGGTAGGGAGACAGATACTCTATCGGAAGAAAAAGAAAGAGGCATATCCATTAATTTAGGTTTTACCTATTTAGATTTACCAAATGGAAACAGAGTAGGCATAGTAGACGTACCGGGACATGAAAAATTCATAAAGAACATGATGGCAGGTGCAACTGGCTTAGACCTTGTATTATTTATAATTGCAGCAGATGAGGGAGTAATGCCTCAAACTAAGGAACATTTGGATATTTTAACATATTTAAATATTAAAAAGGGAATAATAGTTCTAACTAAAAGCGATATGGTAGAGTTGGATTATTTGGAGCTAGTAAAAGAAGAAGTGCGTGATTTTATACAGGGAACTTTTTTAGAAGATGCAAAAATAATAGAGGTGGATTCAATATCTGGAAGGGGAATAGAAGACTTAAAAAAAATTCTTTCTGAGGAAAGTGAAAAAATTGAAGATAAGGAAAGTAATACTCCAGCTAGAATGAATATAGATAGGATTTTTCCGGTAAAGGGAATAGGTACTGTAATAACCGGCACTTTAATGGAGGGCCATGTAAGTAAAGGCGATGAACTTTTTATATATCCTATAGATGAGAAAATAAAAATAAAATCTGTTCAAGTTCACGGAAAAGATGTTGAAACGGCTTATGCAGGTCAAAGAACTGCCATGAACATTTCATCTATTAAAAAAATTAATGTGTCTCGAGGAGATGTTGTAGCAAAAGAAGGGTCGGTAATTACAACAAATATTATAGATACTAAAATAATCGTTTCAAAAAATAGGGACTTTTCAATAAAACATTGGACAAGATTAAGATTAGCTTTAGGTACTAGAGAAATCTTATGTAGGGCTGTTCCCTTAGAGAAAGAAGAAATTCTACCAGGGGAAGAAGGATTTATACAATTTAGATTAGAAGAACCCTTAGTTTGTAAAAACAGGGACAGATTTGTTTTAAGATCCTATTCTCCAGTTGAAACTATTGGCGGAGGCATTATTATAGATCCTTTAGCCAAGAAACGACACGTAGATGAGGCCTTAATTGAGGAATTAAAAATAAAGGAATCCGGGGATTTAGATAAAATAATTCTACAATATACAGAGTCTGAAAATGCTCTTGTATTATTAAAGGATATAGTTTCATATACCGGAGAAAATAAAGAACAAGTTCTTAATAAGTTAAATGAATTAATAGAAAATAATGAAATAATACTAGTAGATGAAAAATACATCAATAGTAATGTAGCCAATAAAATATTTGATAACATTAAGGAAATTATAGAAAAACACCATAAAGATTCGCCACTTTCCGGCGGATTAACAAAAGATGAATTAAAAACTAAGATTTATTATGATTTAAACTTAAAAGAACTGGAAAATATATTGGAACTGATGATTAAAAATGAAATATTACAAAAAAATAATGAATATTATGGCTTAAAAAACTTTAAAATTGGACTTAATAAAAAACAGGATAATCTTAGAAAAGAAATAATAAGGGAATTAAAAGAAAATTCTTTTGATAAAATAGAAGATTTAAAATCATTATCTAGAAAAGACAAAAATAGAGAACAAATCTTAAAATATATGATAGATAAGGATATAGTAATTTTTGGAAATAATAATATACTATTAAAAGAAGATTTTGAAAAAGCAAAAGAGCTATTAATAGACTATATTGAAAAAAATGGCAGTATTACAATTTCTCAATATAGGGATTTGTTAAAATCAAGCAGAAAAAATATTCTCCTATTGTTGGAATATTTTGACAATATGAAATTAACAAAAAGAGTAGATGATATTCGAGTTTTAGTAAAATAA
- the selA gene encoding L-seryl-tRNA(Sec) selenium transferase, translating to MNKNELFRKIPSVEEILILEEINELDYPRALKTEAAREVLASIRKKIANVRDEELSIVAEEININSIIKNIITTLEKEFSSSLKKVINGTGTILHTNLGRSLISESIKDEIWKIASGYSNLEYDLDLGQRGSRYSHVTKIIKLLLNVEDVLVVNNNAAAVLLVLSTFAKDEEVIVSRGELVEVGGAFRIPSVMAMSGAKLVEVGSTNKTRISDYEEAITENTKLLMKVHTSNYKMIGFTEAVSNKELKKLGEKYDLPVVEDLGSGVYFDLEEFGLKHEPTIRESINSGIDLVTFSGDKLLGGPQAGVIVGKKEYIDKMKKNQLLRALRVDKITLASLEATLKLYFDEEKAKKEIPAMRMISYTVEELEEKAKRLKSIIEEKEVNVELEIKDEFSTVGGGSMPGEEFPTKVLTISSEKYSVSKIEEKLRLSKNHIIGRVKDNNYMLDLRTIQNSEFEIIAEEIEKNLK from the coding sequence AAAAAAATAGCTAATGTTAGAGATGAAGAATTATCTATTGTAGCAGAGGAAATAAATATAAATAGTATTATAAAAAACATCATAACTACTTTGGAAAAAGAATTTTCTTCCTCCTTGAAGAAAGTTATTAATGGAACAGGAACTATTTTACATACTAATTTAGGTAGGTCATTAATAAGCGAATCTATAAAAGATGAAATATGGAAAATAGCTTCAGGCTACTCTAATTTAGAATATGATTTAGATCTAGGGCAAAGAGGTTCGAGATATAGTCATGTAACCAAAATAATTAAACTACTTTTAAATGTTGAGGATGTTTTAGTAGTAAATAATAATGCAGCGGCAGTTTTACTTGTTTTAAGTACTTTTGCTAAAGATGAGGAAGTAATTGTTTCTAGAGGGGAGCTTGTAGAAGTAGGAGGAGCTTTTAGAATACCGTCAGTAATGGCTATGAGTGGAGCTAAATTAGTAGAAGTTGGTTCTACTAATAAAACAAGAATTTCCGACTACGAAGAAGCTATAACTGAAAATACAAAATTGTTGATGAAGGTTCATACAAGTAACTATAAGATGATAGGTTTTACAGAAGCTGTTTCAAATAAAGAATTGAAAAAATTAGGTGAAAAATATGACCTACCTGTAGTTGAAGACCTAGGTAGTGGTGTATATTTTGACTTAGAAGAATTTGGACTAAAACATGAGCCGACAATAAGGGAGTCAATTAACTCAGGAATAGATTTAGTAACATTTAGCGGCGATAAACTTTTAGGTGGACCTCAAGCAGGAGTCATAGTAGGTAAAAAAGAATATATAGATAAGATGAAAAAAAATCAATTATTAAGAGCTTTAAGGGTAGATAAAATAACATTAGCTTCCTTAGAGGCTACTTTGAAATTATATTTTGATGAAGAAAAAGCAAAGAAAGAAATTCCTGCAATGCGAATGATATCCTATACAGTTGAAGAATTAGAAGAAAAAGCAAAAAGGTTAAAAAGTATAATAGAGGAAAAAGAAGTTAATGTAGAACTTGAAATAAAGGATGAGTTTTCTACTGTTGGTGGTGGCTCTATGCCGGGAGAGGAATTTCCTACAAAGGTATTGACTATATCATCGGAAAAATATTCGGTTTCAAAAATAGAAGAAAAATTACGCTTATCAAAAAATCATATAATAGGCAGGGTAAAGGATAATAATTATATGTTGGATTTACGAACAATTCAAAATTCCGAATTTGAAATAATTGCAGAAGAAATAGAAAAAAATCTGAAATAA